Part of the Methanocella sp. genome is shown below.
GATGTTGCCCTTGATCTGGTAGCAGCCCTTCGTCTCGGGACCGTGCAGGAAAATCGATGCCTTCGGGTTCTCGGTAACGTTCTTAAGCGTATTCTTCATGAATACATCGCCGATCCAGATGGTCTCGTCATCCATCAGCATCACGAAACCGTGGGGGGTCACGTTGGGCTCGCCGGACTTAGAGGCGGTCGCGATGGGGAACGACTTGACTGTGCCGAATGCTTCCTTAATATCGCCTGTTAATTTGACCATGTGAAATCACCTGAAGTGTAATTGTGGGCTATAGAATAATATACTTGAGCGTCATTAAAATATACAATTGGTCATTCAAATGACCTTAAAGGTCATAATACCACAGTAATATATAGCTCCAATGACGAGGAACGTGCGATGAAGAAAAAGTTCGACCCGGCGGACCAGGAACTCGGGGAGATCAAAGCGAAGCTGACGGAAGTGCAAAATGACTTAAGGCGGTTCATCGAGCAGTCCAATAAGCAGCAGCTGGAGTTCATACAGGCCAGTTCCCGGAAAGACCTCACCAATGCCTTTATCGGCCACATGGCGAAAAGCGTGCAGGACGGCCTCGATAACCACATGGTCAGGCAATGTGAGATGCGTGACGTATGCAAGGATAAGTTTACCGGGATCCTGCTGAGCAACGCCGGTGTGCTCGGCCATGGCGACGTCTTGCAGGAAACGGTATTAGATAATAAGTCGAAGCTGGACCAGATCAAGGCCGGGGCGCCATATAAGCGGTGCAAGGTCTGCCTGTCTGAGGCGTACGGCCTCTACGAGGGCCAGGTCAGCCTCATGAAAGACCTGAACATATACGACACAGGCATACGCGAAGCCCAGGACATATCGGTGCT
Proteins encoded:
- a CDS encoding pyridoxamine 5'-phosphate oxidase family protein; the protein is MVKLTGDIKEAFGTVKSFPIATASKSGEPNVTPHGFVMLMDDETIWIGDVFMKNTLKNVTENPKASIFLHGPETKGCYQIKGNITVKSSGPEYEKLNEIVKAKMPNARAKNLLIMKISGVYQCAPGPKAGEKIL
- a CDS encoding winged helix-turn-helix domain-containing protein gives rise to the protein MKKKFDPADQELGEIKAKLTEVQNDLRRFIEQSNKQQLEFIQASSRKDLTNAFIGHMAKSVQDGLDNHMVRQCEMRDVCKDKFTGILLSNAGVLGHGDVLQETVLDNKSKLDQIKAGAPYKRCKVCLSEAYGLYEGQVSLMKDLNIYDTGIREAQDISVLPEDGVVSEFIEPISNETRLRILKSLYYRPGTFSSLSKLTGLRAGNLLFHLQKLQKAGLAIQRHEGGDYLITEKGYRLLNSLYDIWEKR